One stretch of Methanoregula sp. DNA includes these proteins:
- a CDS encoding radical SAM protein: MKNKEKKVILGYLNHRTIGRQNTFMPLGIGLIAAYSQSRFENDINIQLFDDSNAIFKEIPRIQPDVVGLTNFCWNSEINRLVFKKAKKINPSVVCIAGGPEFPTDLKECKEYLVNRPEIDFYCYGEGEIAFSNLLEKILENVSLDLLKSVPHENMMSINPSNGELVKGNYEQIQDLNIVPSPYIAGIMDQWFTGEYSPSIQTTRGCPFKCAYCWEGNQTEKDQKKLKTYDLERIKRELEYIAVRMQKNPFVLLSIVDSNFGMYERDEEIAEYIRGLWKKYDWPNAFDITLGKTNYDRILRVSEKLNKRIQVSCSLQSMNLKTLAAIKRKNIPHDVYVNLQTEIKKRGMVSGTELIVPLPYETKESFIEGMKFVLNNDVKLVPYTLMLLKGTDIASQETRNKHQMVTKFRLIPHQFGEYDRQKCFEIEEVCVGTDTITFEEYCEIRGLCFIMALYSLKQYDVVFRLITESGALMSDSLLCLWDLIKSGKTGLSDLYFQYLGEVKSELWESPEDIKAFYSKEENYKKLLTGELGGNLIRKYSIKAILEKFHESLDLAFHTLPIITNHPLTDEMDEAVGSAVEWMIATRNIGGILNNEDKWKSEELINLPFDVNQWYEAGSDSKPLVTYKRKIKYQIFYNSTRMDNIFIQVKKIWGTDNTFAIGKLLNNYPVQDLWKICKPAS, encoded by the coding sequence ATGAAAAATAAAGAGAAAAAAGTCATTTTGGGTTATCTCAATCATCGCACAATTGGAAGGCAAAACACATTCATGCCATTAGGTATTGGACTTATTGCCGCGTATTCTCAATCGCGTTTTGAAAATGATATAAATATTCAGTTATTTGATGATTCAAATGCGATTTTTAAAGAAATTCCACGTATTCAACCAGATGTTGTTGGGTTAACTAATTTTTGTTGGAATAGTGAAATAAACCGGTTAGTGTTTAAAAAAGCGAAAAAAATTAATCCGTCAGTTGTTTGTATTGCTGGGGGGCCTGAATTTCCCACCGATTTAAAAGAGTGTAAAGAATATTTGGTTAATCGACCAGAAATAGATTTTTATTGTTATGGAGAAGGTGAGATTGCTTTTTCTAATTTATTAGAGAAAATTCTCGAGAATGTCTCGCTGGATCTATTAAAAAGCGTCCCCCATGAAAATATGATGTCAATCAATCCTTCAAATGGGGAACTTGTAAAAGGAAATTATGAACAAATACAAGATTTGAATATCGTCCCTTCGCCTTATATTGCTGGTATAATGGATCAATGGTTCACAGGAGAGTATTCCCCCTCTATACAAACAACGAGAGGTTGCCCTTTTAAGTGTGCATACTGTTGGGAAGGAAACCAAACCGAAAAAGACCAAAAGAAACTGAAAACCTATGATCTTGAACGAATAAAACGGGAACTGGAATATATTGCGGTCCGTATGCAAAAAAATCCATTCGTGCTTCTTTCAATTGTCGATTCGAATTTTGGTATGTATGAACGCGATGAAGAAATTGCGGAATATATTCGTGGATTATGGAAAAAATATGACTGGCCTAATGCTTTTGATATAACCCTAGGAAAAACTAACTATGACAGGATCTTGAGAGTGTCTGAAAAATTAAATAAGAGGATTCAGGTTTCCTGTTCATTACAATCAATGAATCTAAAAACACTGGCTGCAATTAAACGAAAAAACATTCCCCACGACGTTTATGTAAACCTCCAAACCGAAATAAAAAAGCGAGGGATGGTGTCAGGAACTGAACTAATTGTCCCCCTCCCTTATGAGACAAAAGAATCCTTTATTGAGGGGATGAAATTTGTTCTCAATAACGATGTTAAGCTGGTACCATATACCCTTATGTTATTGAAAGGGACGGACATTGCATCCCAAGAGACTAGAAATAAACATCAGATGGTTACAAAATTCAGACTGATACCACATCAATTTGGAGAATATGACCGGCAGAAATGCTTTGAAATTGAGGAGGTCTGTGTCGGGACTGATACAATAACATTTGAGGAATATTGTGAAATACGGGGTTTATGTTTTATCATGGCGCTCTATTCCCTTAAGCAATATGATGTAGTATTCCGTCTAATCACCGAATCCGGTGCTTTAATGTCTGATTCCCTCCTATGCCTCTGGGATTTGATAAAGAGCGGTAAAACTGGATTATCTGATCTGTATTTCCAATATTTAGGAGAAGTGAAATCAGAATTGTGGGAAAGTCCTGAAGATATTAAAGCTTTTTATTCAAAGGAAGAAAATTATAAAAAACTCCTTACTGGTGAACTTGGAGGGAACCTCATTCGGAAATATTCCATTAAAGCAATTCTCGAAAAATTTCATGAATCTTTGGACCTAGCATTCCATACACTTCCCATTATTACAAATCATCCGCTGACGGATGAAATGGATGAGGCAGTTGGTTCAGCAGTGGAATGGATGATTGCAACGAGAAATATCGGCGGTATTCTTAATAATGAAGATAAATGGAAATCTGAAGAACTAATTAACCTTCCGTTTGATGTTAATCAATGGTATGAGGCAGGATCGGACTCAAAACCGCTGGTAACTTATAAAAGGAAGATCAAGTATCAAATCTTTTATAACTCTACAAGAATGGATAATATCTTTATCCAAGTGAAAAAAATCTGGGGTACGGATAATACATTCGCGATTGGCAAACTGCTGAACAACTACCCGGTGCAGGATCTCTGGAAAATATGCAAACCTGCATCATGA